The DNA segment gcaagccacatcgctggtCTTCTGCCAGTaccttacacaaaaattggcATGGGGATGTTAATTGCGTTCTTAAACTCAAACTgttgtttcttttataatatgacagtaaattatttttgtatactcgtatcattatgGTAGCCCGCTTGCCCACGCAACTTTGGTGgcttttaaaattacaaatagtaCAGTATGTATTCAATATTGACTTTATTTTGTCTGTGTTAAGGTAGACAATGGGTTTAAACTGTCTGTTAATCACAAACTAGTTTCACAAAATACCTGTATCACATGACCGTTTTCTCTAAAGGGTCACTTCGAAATTCCAAGATAGTTCTGTTATATGTTAGTTTGTGTTTTCATTTAAGTTTGGAAGTAAGCGGCAATTGACCATTGACTTGTTTGTTGCAGATATCGACCCGAACGTAGTGTTCCAGACTTTCTTCAACCGCGGGGGCCAACACTTTGATTTCCAGTCGGGAGGTGGCTTCCCTGGATCCGCATTTAGCTTCCAGTTCGGTTAATCTATAGGTaaactaacaaaacaaaacaatgtcCCAGGTAGAACACACAAAATTACTAATTCAATTCATTGCCATTCCAAATTATATGAACCAAATTAGTGCactttatttgatcatgtagcgtgctagagttagaccaagcttaCTTGGCAGCGTGTTTAATAGCAtaaactgtgcaagtgttattttaaacgtcaaacttctatgaaattatgacgtttacttgacacttgcacagtctgtactatcaaaatcgctgccaacttagcttggtctgactctacccaCGATTCTACTGatttttttgtacctactcATGATTTAGCACTAACCGAAAATTTACAATGTTAAAATTATGCTGTGAGGAGTGTAACATTCTGATAAAattaatgatattttatatttatacttacaaaaatagTGTTGCATTTTAGTACCTGCAATATTTTGAAGTGACGAATCTATTCAATGCCCTTAAATGTATGGGGTGCATTAACGCCTTTTAATAACAAGATGGTTAATGGCAAATTTATGTTAATtgcataattaattaatattatagagaTAGTAATGTTATCGACTGATTTGGTTAAGTAACTTTTCATTCTTCAAGTGAAGCAGTAACTGTTTAGAAACATAATGTTTGTTTTCTTTGATAGTTATTGCAACCCTTTTGATATGCATATAGTGTAGCTCTGTTACtagatgaaaaatataaatttactattttgtaataatttcatGTATAATTTGTCTCACTCTATTCTCATTTAATGAAGCCCAATATaacattgttatatttatatgtctggCTACAATTCACATAACTTCGTAAAATGGGCCtctcatattaaaattatataattaggCGGAAAATCTGTGTAgtgatagatttattttattgaaagtatttgTCTAACATGAAAGAAGAAAACGATGTAGTATAAGTATCATATAAATAGTGACACCTAAAGTAGCCAAATATACGGTAGGCACACATCGttaattttatgataaaaaggtgtgttacaatatatttggccactttggccgtTACTGTGTATTTGAAGCTGATTGTACTGTGCAGCACATCTAGCACGTTTTATGAAGACTCGCGCGACTACATGTGTCTGGTCGCGGTTTGCGGTAACATGTGCTAGATGTGCTGGTGAGATTTCTGCTAAGATTAACACTATAGCATGTTATATGGGATTGTTTCAAATAATTACAAGTACCTACAGTACAAAGTACCGCTTTTATAACTTGGTTGGTGTCATAATTTACCATCTGAAACTACTTGTTCGgattttatattgtaatataaGCTACATAATACGCGAAACAATTAACATCTATGCTGTTGTTGCCGGATATAAGATTGCCAACTGATAattgtacttcattttattaTCGGTATGGTTTAGAAATAAAGTTTACGCCAAATGTGGATTGTATTAATCGTTTTCATaccaattttaaattgttaaccCTTATCCacgcatagtacgatttatcgaccacatacctGTGCATTTAATTTAAGGTTAAGCAATCTGatttaaggttattttttttttcttttttttatgttaaaataattgccaggtttattaacaaaattatactaagtaattcatttttatggaattaaaactaactattatattataaaatgtaaaactaaagttaaacctaaaaataaaattaagtgtacaaaattagaaagaaataataaaaatatttacaaaattaaccTAATTACAAAGAGAACACCcacaaggttcaaattagattggtcgttcggaaaatgtgacttgtcttcataTGAATCACCAAAACGTAACTATTTGGAATAAGTATATTTGGATTTGTTGGGAAAACCTTCTAGATAGGTACAACCTGGAAAAGGGTTAGTATTAAAAGGtattttgataatattaaaCTGCAAAGGCGGACAATGTGCGTGACCTGAAGCACCGAGGTGTCATAAAAACCCTTTTTCCAGGTAAAGTGAAGGgcaatagaaattaaaataaatgtaaacaaatataacatattttgttAGCATCTGGCGTTTCACCTAGAAGTTTTACGATGGttgttttaattgaaattatcaaaactatattttagttagttattgatataaataaaatattatatacactGTTATATAAAATCATAGTTGTCCATAAAAAGTGCTAGATTACGAAGGAATGAAGGTAAATTGGATTACTAAGCTAATTATACGGTTTAACTCGCGTATTGCCCGCCGGGCAGTGCGATAAGATAACCATTTGGGGGCGGTTTTGCGTTTGGGGGTGGTATGACTCACGAAAATAGGGAATATAACGCGAAACTCTGCATAGGGGGcaccactaccacaatccatcacaatctgaggctctaccgcgaaacaagaaaatcgaaatttcgttatctaacctctttatcactcttgcataggtattcgagcgataaagagggaGATAacctcctagtgagtattatattctttggtcccgttttaccctttgggtacggaaccctaaaaacagtctaaggcacagtatgtataagttactctatggtttaggagaggtgctagtgctgcactctggcggcagaacatttcaGTAATACTACCTATTTAAATTTGGGTAAATGGATTTGTTTacatttgcaatttctattatACACGTTTCGAACACGTTTGTTACGACTTTCAACCTTATATTTCCTGATTAAGCGTTCAAATTACATTGAATTGTTTCACCTAActtttacattgaattttctcaCCTAACTTCTTTGACTTTATAACTGAGAGATGGTTTTGCCAGTGCGGggaatttttaaaaagaaacgaGCTACATACAGTTTGAAGGTTTTAATGATagaaaacttaaaataatatataaaatatccgaaaaaatcgtataaaaataatgaataaaaattaaacagttGTTATATGAAAATGGTTTCACTAGTTTTCACACAATGGACTTTATTAACAGCTTTCACTAGATTAACAAATCGTAGTTAAAATACCGCTCAGAAATTAGCCAAAATTTAATCAAATGTTCAGGCCTCTTCTTTTTTCTCAGGCTTCTTATTCTTCGGATCTTTCTCGTAGTTCATCGCTTTGTCATCTTTGGGGCGTTTAGATGTAGTTTTACTGCCGATACCTTCAAACCtgaccaaaaataaaaattaattaagacCTAGCAAAATATTTCTTAAGTACCTCTCACCAGTAGGTGATTCTTATGAAAGTAGCTCAACTccttttaagagggaagaatagctttgcaatcctaaacgtacatttttgataaaatttacgttttaggagaaaacggtttccactgaataaatcttaaaaaatcacaACTGAACGATCGACAtcgaaatcaaagtgatttatcaagatttagttagtggaaacagttttctcccgaaataggaaggatcgcaaagctattcttctctcTTAAGAGAATACGCTGAATACGACATTACAATTACTCTCAAAAGAATCACCGTACAGAAATAGACGTCAGTTCCCACACGACGTAATAAATTTTAGTCATATTTTGCACCTCAACATTAGTTTTCAAAGTCAGAGAAATAGCCGTCTATCTAAGCAGAGAAAAAGCCATCAATTTGAAAAGGGAAATGGGCCGTCTTGAGCTTATCTACAACAACGACGATGTTTGTGAATTATGGTCTTTACCTTTACGACCTTTACGTAAAATTTAAGTATGAATCttactttttcattttaaacattttctttttctcaGGTTTTGGGGGCTGCTGGGCATTCTTGAAGCTCAAGACATAACTTTTTACTATGTCGACGTTAACAGCGATGTTCTCAGGATACATTCGTTTCTTCCAGAGGTCTCTTTCGGCAATCCACATTCTTTGGTATTCGTATGAGAGCAGCCATCCTATGCGCGATTTACCCTCCTATAAATCATGAGGTTTAATTATCATATTATCCGAAATGCTGCTTAAGCAGGATAAAGTCATTCCCAAAGGATCTAACGTTGGTTCGGGCGCTGCCTGCATCCAAAGTATCCTGCGCTTCTGACCAGGTTGCCGGATTTCGTGTTGTTGGGGTGCTCCCCGGCCGCAAGTAACTGCAGTTAACAACGATGGCAACACATAGGTACGGACGCCTATAATCCAGTGATTACACTGTCCTATATACTCTTTGGATTACACATACAAAAGGTGTTTTCCATTTTGTTTCGTtgaacttctatgaaattatgacgttcactttacttaacacttgcacaggctgggctatcaaaatcgctgccgacttagcttggtctgactctaccctCTTTGAATAGTGAAGGATATAAATATAACCGGTGGTAAATCCGATTTAATTGTATCGTTTAACTACCTAGagcaatagtagattgtaaaTCAAAAGATAAAAGCTCTCATTTCTGCCAAGGTAGTTAgaccgaggctgaaatgatgcccTTCACCCGAGTTAgacactacttttcatttcgaataggTACGAGAAAAGAAAATTACATGTGTTTAACATgactaattgtaagtataatttttatagcatttcttgagggtacctTCAATTAatcatttaggtaaaagtagaTACTTATCGTTATTTATTGAATGatgagttaaatatcagaatggaacttGTATGAAGAatctatttaaaaccaaatataaattgcttatcattaaaaaatcgtacttggaaagtaaaatgctctagtacagaaacgtatcactttctgcagactttttagaacaacaatgaccctctttcagagcatgagaaatggaAAGACAATATCGATTCGGCCGACCGCAACTATATGTAtgctttttttacatttaccaTAAATTTCCAGGGTTGAGGATTATATCTGGGGAAATCGGaagaaataatattatgtactgGAGCACATCGTTGAGCTTTCTCCCATTTAATTTGACCCATTCGCcccatatttaaataatttgtattataCTGGTACTATAATGaacaaaaccctaaaaacggcagTAAACTGTCAATGTGGCAtactatgatttttttaattttgcttttatttacgTAAACCGGCCGGCAATCTTATTACCTAATAATAGGTCtgctttataattattattgagcTTGCACAGGGCGTAATGAAAGTGGTTTATATGCTGTCCGTACTTTAGCAAGAGTCCTACTGCGAGGAATAAAAGCTGTTGATCTTGGTAGTCTTGATACGATCAGAAGCCTGTTCGACCGagtggtgtattcccatttgtccccgccccATGTGAtcagctcaaattttacattcGTTTCAGTAAACGGCCTTATCAACCCTTTGAAAGCCAAAAACCCCTAAAGTCGTTGTTACTAGTCGCGCCCACAGCGCCAACGACTACTATAAGTGTCATGACGTACGCTGTCAAAATAAACTTCACACTAAGGTTTACATTAGAGTCaaaccaaaataagttggcagcgattttgatagcccagaccgCGGATTTACATTCGCGGCTCGGCCACAGCTCATGAGCTGTTCGAGCTAATGTACACACTCGCCTCCACAGCCTCACCAGCACGCCACCTAAGCTATtggtcgccttcaccgcggccccgCTCAAATGGCATCACCAGGCTAGGGATCGTGGGGTTGGGTAATGATGAGCTGGCCACCAGCAGCCACATCGTCTACAAAACGACGAGGTTTGACCTCCCCACGTCGGTGGagagcgacccgcgacagccggaCACGGCTATCGAAGGATAACCATCCATCTCTCTCGCCTCGTCGAGCTTATCAATTTTAAGCACAAAGCGGCACGGTATAGGGTTTGTAACCGAATGAAAAGCCGAACGCTAATGTAAACAGCAAGCGCGCGTCCCCCGCGAGGCAAGCCGTCGTTTACATACGCGTCTCGTGGCTCGGCTCGCGCCACCGCACGCGAATGTAAATGCGCCTAGACGCAATGCATTCTATAAaatttacttgacacttgcacagtctgggctatatCACTGCCTACTAACCAAAGCTACTAATCTTGGTCCGACTTTGTAGCTCGCTTGTGCCCGGTAGCTTTAgtggtgagagtcagaatggcgggtgtacctaaataaaatcaaatgaaaagcataccatatttttgtacccaatttgtactatttagtacctcgtttaaaaaaatttgtaccccacggtacgtaaagttatcataaaaaaacaggtcacccgccatcctgacagtcagaatggcgggtgtactttattacgctatgttcccgtggttattgataaattctataaaagccaaatttttgtaccttcacattcaattataatatgagtcattttatttgtggtttccaagttttactcattttatattttgcttgctattacaattttgcaggcgttataatttttcaagttattgatttaatttttaagaaaaaacgctaaggtaaaattatttttattacgccaggatttagtacctttaatgtttaatctgttaagttcaaataactcagaaaatcatgtcttaaaaatgatttttcttaggaagatatctttgaattggcgcctagccttttttaacgctaaggtacaattatttttattacgccaggatttagtacctttaatgtttaatctgttaagttctaatagctcagaaaatcatgtcttaaaaatgattttaggaagatttctttgaattgccgcctagccttttttaacgctaaggtacaattatttttattacgccaggatttagtacctttaatgtttaatctgttaagttcaaataactcagaaaatcatgtcttaaaaatgatttttcttaggaagatatctttgaattggcgcctagccttttttaacgctaaggtacaattatttttattacgccaggatttagtacctttaatgtttaatctgttataTTAtagtgtgtaataaaaataattgtaccttagcgttttttcttaaaaattaaatcgataacttgaaaaattataacgcctgcaaaattgtaatagcaagcaaaatataaaatgagtaaaactgggaaagcacaaataaaatgactcatattataattgaatatgaaggtacaaaaatttggcttttatagaatttatcaataaccacgggaacatagcgtaataaagtacacccgccattctgactgtcaggatggcgggtgacctgttttttgatgataactttacgtaccgtgaggtacaaatttttttaaacgaggtactaaatagtacaaattaggtacaaaaatatggtatggttttcatttaattttatttaggtacacccgcgattctgactctcaccttGGTGTGTTTATGACAAAGCGTTCAAAGGTTAAAAGggatgataaaaataaaatcaggttTACTGGTATGTGTAAAAAGTGTGCAAAAACAATAATCAGAGAAATTAACGTCTGGATGATTACAGACTATTTTTGATCACTATGATATTGATAACTTTCAGATTACTGAAACATTAATACTCTCTCTATTTAGACcgtttttattagttttgaactttaacaaaattttggtggtaactaatggaaaaaaaatcccaccttttaccagtggtaaaaaaattaccagtagttaccactggtaacaacttggtggtaactagtgggaataaccagATTTTTATTTCAACAACTTGCTGGAAACTAGTGGGAATAAACCCTACGTTTCGGGTAATTtgattacaaaaacaaaaagatattctttttgcattttttttatttgatacacaaGTGAGTTTTAGATGTTAAGTCTTCTACAGCACCCATGCACCTGTaacaataagaaaaaataattagttttaaatacctaattttaCATTTTGAATGTAAACAGcaggtagattttttttgtatgccACGTATTAGTCCATTCTAATGCATCCAGTATTGAATGGGTGGAGTAAGCAAGATAATATACCCTCCTATTCTTTGCATAATTCTTATAAAAAGAACATGACTGCCTGGGAGggataaaaatatacctatgagGATGAGTTCTCTTTAGTTTGTGTGTGCCAAtggcaattggctacttgactgttttttgtaaataatgtcaaacgatcttgattttcctgaggatcaaatgtctttTATAGGACTCATGGTATACATGcgacacaaagatcagaaatgattgaaacgcctctaacaaaatgataaggtgatgtgacgtcacatcataataagtctgtcctaaatgtatggaagatcaaggaaattacCATTTTgatcctgaaatattgcgtttatgtgtatagttgtcatacaatatatttttcaataaaatgtaaggaatggaatggtaccattttcttttctatttttaaaagacaaaaaaaaattttttttttgagattttccgagccttgtatttttttataatctcaataattatttttttaattccatttttttataattcatggctcattttctatccatttaactaaattttgttttgttttgtagttATGTTTCAACATGTGTTAAGTACCCAATT comes from the Cydia pomonella isolate Wapato2018A unplaced genomic scaffold, ilCydPomo1 PGA_scaffold_161, whole genome shotgun sequence genome and includes:
- the LOC133533381 gene encoding uncharacterized protein LOC133533381, which codes for MGRMGQIKWEKAQRCAPVHNIISSDFPRYNPQPWKFMEGKSRIGWLLSYEYQRMWIAERDLWKKRMYPENIAVNVDIVKSYVLSFKNAQQPPKPEKKKMFKMKKFEGIGSKTTSKRPKDDKAMNYEKDPKNKKPEKKEEA